One segment of Neobacillus endophyticus DNA contains the following:
- a CDS encoding winged helix-turn-helix domain-containing protein, producing the protein MNKTILIVDKQLNDYNSLKKRLEQLGYIVHTFTDCNESINFFTLQPNLLICDFHLYLLFESDFIGKMTDFQQDIPIIMTGFSKIEEDLLMAFAKGAADFIAKPFHSREVEARVKAIFRRMGMTTNAQVKKIKMGHYTLIPEQYEMDLNTHSITLSKKELELLLLLIERKKISREEILWKLWGIGYHGGLRIVDVNISKLRKKIEKNPKKPQYIKTIKGYGYRLDVPTEKEGY; encoded by the coding sequence ATGAATAAAACTATTCTAATCGTCGATAAACAATTAAATGATTATAATAGTCTCAAAAAGAGGTTAGAACAGTTAGGATATATCGTTCATACTTTTACGGACTGTAATGAAAGTATAAATTTTTTTACACTTCAGCCTAATCTACTCATCTGCGATTTTCACTTATATCTTCTTTTTGAAAGTGATTTTATCGGGAAAATGACTGACTTCCAACAGGATATTCCCATCATAATGACAGGATTCTCGAAAATAGAAGAAGATTTGCTTATGGCCTTTGCCAAAGGAGCAGCTGACTTCATTGCAAAACCGTTTCACTCAAGAGAAGTGGAGGCAAGAGTTAAAGCTATATTTAGAAGAATGGGAATGACTACAAATGCACAGGTAAAGAAGATAAAAATGGGTCATTACACTTTAATTCCGGAACAATACGAGATGGATCTAAACACACACAGTATCACATTATCGAAAAAAGAACTGGAATTACTATTACTGCTAATTGAAAGAAAAAAAATTTCCAGAGAAGAAATCTTATGGAAATTATGGGGTATTGGATATCATGGAGGGCTTAGAATCGTAGATGTCAATATCAGTAAGCTGCGAAAAAAAATCGAAAAAAATCCTAAAAAACCTCAATATATTAAAACCATAAAAGGTTATGGGTATCGTTTAGATGTGCCGACTGAAAAAGAGGGCTATTAG
- a CDS encoding phosphate ABC transporter substrate-binding protein has product MKSLKKFGLPAIMASLMIVMAACGSTTTSTKQANQDATKTTETKELSGQLVISGSTALQPLVSAAAEEFMNKNPKVSIQVNGGGSGTGLSQAMQGAVQIGNSDVFAEEKNISGLTDHKVAVVGMTAAVNPKVGIKDIKKDDLIKVFTGKIKNWKELGGPDQKITLVNRPESSGTRAIFNKLALGGAKPAEGITQDASNTVKKIISETPGAIGYLAFSYLSDNSVTALSIDGVAPTAENVQSGKFPVWAYEHMYTKGEPTDLEKAFLDYLMGDEVQTTLVPKQGYIAVTNMKVQRDAQGNVSSK; this is encoded by the coding sequence ACAACCACATCTACCAAACAAGCGAATCAAGATGCTACAAAAACTACTGAAACAAAAGAACTTTCAGGCCAACTAGTTATTTCAGGTTCAACAGCTTTGCAGCCATTAGTTTCCGCGGCGGCAGAAGAATTCATGAATAAAAATCCAAAAGTTTCGATCCAAGTAAATGGCGGTGGTTCCGGTACCGGTCTTTCCCAAGCAATGCAAGGCGCAGTTCAAATCGGAAATTCTGATGTATTTGCAGAAGAAAAAAATATTTCCGGTCTAACTGATCATAAAGTAGCTGTGGTTGGAATGACTGCTGCAGTTAATCCAAAAGTGGGAATTAAAGATATTAAAAAAGACGATCTGATTAAAGTTTTCACTGGTAAAATCAAAAACTGGAAAGAACTTGGCGGTCCAGATCAAAAAATTACACTCGTTAACCGTCCTGAGTCTTCTGGTACGCGTGCAATATTCAATAAGTTAGCTCTTGGCGGTGCGAAACCTGCTGAAGGAATCACTCAAGATGCCTCTAACACCGTTAAAAAAATCATCAGTGAAACACCTGGAGCGATTGGTTACCTTGCTTTCTCCTATCTATCTGATAATTCTGTCACAGCCTTATCGATCGATGGTGTTGCACCTACTGCTGAAAATGTTCAATCCGGCAAATTCCCAGTTTGGGCATATGAGCATATGTATACAAAAGGAGAGCCGACGGACCTAGAGAAAGCATTCTTAGATTATCTAATGGGCGATGAAGTTCAAACCACTTTAGTTCCTAAACAAGGCTATATCGCTGTTACAAACATGAAAGTACAACGTGATGCTCAAGGTAATGTGTCGAGCAAGTAA